Proteins from a genomic interval of Chionomys nivalis chromosome 7, mChiNiv1.1, whole genome shotgun sequence:
- the LOC130878156 gene encoding olfactory receptor 1P1-like: protein MARGNQTSTFEFLLWGLSEQPEQQRILFLLFLWMYLVTAAGNLLIVLAIVTDVRLHTPMYFFLASLSCADILFTSTTVPKALVNIYSQSRTISYAGCLVQLYFFLTFGDMDSFLLATMAYDRFVAICHPLHYTMIMSFRRCSLLVTACWTLTNLVAMTHTFLIFRLSFCSKKVIPDFYCDLGPLMKISCSDTRINELVVLFLGGTAILAPLLLIIVSYIRIILAVLRVPSAQGRRKAFSTCGSHLAVVALFFGTVIRAYLCPSSSTSNSVVEDTAATVMYTVVTPLLNPFIYSLRNKDMKGALVRIFRVKVSFS, encoded by the coding sequence ATGGCAAGAGGGAACCAGACCAGCACTTTTGAGTTCCTCCTCTGGGGACTCTCAGAGCAGCCAGAGCAGCAGCGCatcctcttcctgctcttcctgtgGATGTACCTGGTTACTGCGGCTGGCAATCTGCTCATTGTCCTGGCCATTGTTACTGATGTACGActccacacccccatgtacttcttcctggcCAGCCTGTCCTGTGCTGACATCCTTTTCACCTCCACCACGGTACCCAAGGCCCTGGTGAACATCTATTCCCAGAGCAGAACCATCTCCTATGCAGGATGTCTGGTCCAGCTCTACTTCTTCTTAACCTTTGGAGACATGGATAGCTTCCTCCTGGCCACAATGGCCTATGACCGATTTGTGGCCATTTGTCACCCTCTCCACTACACAATGATCATGAGCTTCAGGCGTTGCTCACTCTTGGTGACAGCCTGCTGGACCCTTACAAATCTTGTTGCCATGACACACACCTTCCTCATATTCCGGCTCTCCTTCTGCTCCAAGAAGGTCATTCCAGATTTCTACTGTGACCTGGGGCCCCTGATGAAGATTTCTTGCTCTGATACCAGAATTAATGAGCTTGTGGTTCTCTTCTTGGGGGGTACAGCCATATTAGCCCCCCTTTTACTCATCATTGTATCTTATATCCGCATTATACTAGCTGTCCTCAGGGTCCCATCTGCTCAAGGGAGGCGCAAGGCCTTTTCTACCTGTGGGTCCCACCTTGCTGTGGTGGCCTTGTTCTTTGGAACAGTGATAAGGGCTTATCTGTGCCCCTCATCCTCAACCTCcaactcagtggtagaggacACAGCAGCTACTGTCATGTACACGGTGGTGACTCCACTGCTGAATCCCTTCATTTACAGCCTGAGGAACAAAGACATGAAGGGGGCACTGGTCAGAATTTTCAGGGTCAAAGTCTCTTTCTCCTAA
- the LOC130878478 gene encoding olfactory receptor 1A1, with protein sequence MREENKSFTTDFTLLGVTRQREQEDFFFILFLFIYPITVIGNMLIILAIRSDSRLHNPMYFFLANLSLVDIFFSSVTIPKMLANHILGSKAISFGGCLAQMYFMIALGNTDSYILAAMAYDRAVAISRPLHYAAIMSPRPCILLVAGSWVVGNANALPHTILTASLSFCGNKDVANFYCDITPLLQLSCSDIRFNVKMMYLGVGVFSVPLLCIVISYVRVFSTVLSVPSTKGFLKALSTCGSHLTVVSLYYGTVMGMYFRPLNSYNLKHSLITVMYTAVTPMLNPFIYSLRNRDMKAALRRLFCHSASSSPM encoded by the coding sequence atgagagaagaaaacaagtctTTTACCACAGATTTCACTCTCCTGGGAGTTACCAGGCAGCGGGAGCaggaagatttctttttcatcctcttcctgttcatttacccaatCACAGTGATTGGAAACATGCTCATCATCCTAGCCATACGTTCTGACAGTCGCCTTCATAAccccatgtatttcttccttgCCAACCTCTCCCTTGTTGACATCTTCTTCTCCTCTGTAACTATCCCCAAGATGTTGGCCAACCATATACTGGGCAGCAAAGCCATCTCCTTTGGAGGATGCCTGGCACAGATGTATTTCATGATAGCACTGGGAAACACAGACAGCTATATACTAGCTGCAATGGCATATGACCGAGCTGTGGCCATCAGCCGCCCACTTCATTATGCAGCAATCATGAGCCCACGGCCTTGTATCCTGCTGGTTGCTGGGTCCTGGGTGGTTGGAAACGCCAATGCACTGCCCCACACCATACTCACAGCTAGCTTGTCCTTCTGTGGCAACAAGGATGTGGCCAACTTCTACTGTGACATTACTCCTTTGCTCCAGCTGTCCTGTTCTGACATTCGTTTCAATGTGAAGATGATGTACCTTGGGGTGGGGGTTTTCTCTGTGCCACTGCTGTGCATTGTCATCTCCTACGTCCGGGTCTTTTCCACAGTTTTAAGTGTTCCATCCACCAAGGGCTTCCTCAAGGCCTTGTCTACCTGTGGCTCTCACCTGACAGTGGTGTCTTTGTATTATGGAACAGTCATGGGCATGTATTTCCGTCCCCTGAACAGTTACAATCTGAAGCATTCATTAATAACTGTAATGTATACGGCAGTGACCCCAATGCTGAACCCTTTCATATACAGCCTGCGGAACCGGGACATGAAGGCTGCTCTGAGGAGACTCTTCTGTCACAGTGCCTCCTCATCCCCCATGTAA